The following proteins are co-located in the Desulfatitalea tepidiphila genome:
- the drmB gene encoding DUF1998 domain-containing protein, translated as MARKSLRRSQAVIPFGIGALVDFPGQSLMAAGLDVWPDQPECQVRDDRLARRLEVDYFRSPPPPPQPGFAGEYLPFVRFPLWHFCPRCRTMKRANWNDVSPPRCDSELLPLRTGAPSCATLPEKKRWRMVPLRFVVACENGHIDDFPWVLWAHSRPGESLDTVTPCNDPVLRFNYTGKAGLMGLLIKCEACGAKARSLMGSAGPNSLKGFKCEGNRPWLGPHGQENCISVDPPRMLQRGATNLHFSKIASSILIPPFSDPIRKLVDDAHNWSVLTSGVEEGGTPDEMRLRIFAEMKKLDFKRLKEVVTQKLAGVGLENGIQTEEEYRFSEYKAMLESPGDTDQEFITEKPEMGTYEEDIREYIDQVVLVKKLAETRVLTGFSRINPPPYREFDQQDQSQLSLQAKPWLPGIRVYGEGIFFTLKASKIQLWLSNTDTRRYDEIFANHRRIYNKLGRKPREIPSKFFLLHTLAHILIRRLSFECGYGSSSLRERIYCWEGDDRAMNGILIYTAAGDSEGTMGGLVEQGKPGRLEFLFQGALKDALWCSTDPLCIESHGQGIDSLNRAACHACALLPETSCEEGNRFLDRVAVVGKPDNLSLGFFYDIVNNILSGTEQE; from the coding sequence ATGGCACGAAAATCGTTAAGACGATCACAGGCAGTGATCCCATTTGGCATAGGTGCGCTGGTTGATTTCCCGGGACAGAGTCTCATGGCTGCAGGGTTGGACGTTTGGCCAGATCAGCCAGAGTGTCAGGTCCGTGATGACCGTTTGGCTCGTCGGCTTGAGGTGGATTATTTCCGTTCTCCGCCACCACCACCGCAGCCCGGGTTTGCAGGTGAATATCTTCCCTTTGTACGGTTTCCTCTGTGGCATTTTTGCCCCCGATGCAGGACTATGAAGAGGGCCAACTGGAACGACGTTTCCCCGCCGCGCTGCGACAGTGAATTGTTGCCGCTGCGTACGGGAGCACCATCTTGTGCAACGCTTCCAGAGAAAAAACGATGGCGCATGGTTCCATTGCGATTTGTTGTGGCCTGTGAGAATGGACACATCGACGATTTTCCTTGGGTACTGTGGGCACACAGCAGGCCCGGCGAGTCATTGGATACTGTTACACCATGCAATGATCCTGTGCTGCGATTCAACTATACTGGGAAAGCCGGATTGATGGGGCTGCTCATTAAATGCGAAGCGTGTGGAGCCAAAGCACGATCATTGATGGGATCAGCTGGACCAAATTCGCTAAAGGGCTTTAAATGCGAGGGTAATCGGCCATGGCTTGGACCGCATGGCCAGGAAAACTGTATTTCCGTGGATCCGCCACGGATGCTGCAAAGAGGTGCAACCAACCTGCATTTTTCGAAAATTGCCAGCTCCATTCTTATTCCGCCATTCAGTGATCCTATCCGAAAACTGGTTGATGATGCTCATAACTGGAGTGTCTTGACGTCAGGAGTCGAGGAGGGCGGGACACCCGACGAAATGCGTTTGCGAATCTTCGCTGAAATGAAAAAACTCGACTTCAAGCGCCTTAAAGAGGTGGTTACTCAGAAACTCGCTGGTGTTGGTCTTGAAAATGGTATTCAAACCGAAGAAGAATACCGGTTCTCCGAATACAAGGCTATGTTGGAGTCCCCTGGTGACACGGATCAGGAGTTCATCACGGAAAAACCAGAAATGGGCACCTATGAGGAGGATATCCGTGAATACATAGATCAGGTCGTATTGGTGAAGAAACTCGCAGAAACACGTGTTTTAACAGGCTTTTCACGCATCAACCCGCCACCTTACCGTGAATTTGACCAGCAGGATCAATCGCAGTTGAGCCTTCAGGCAAAACCCTGGTTGCCTGGTATACGCGTTTATGGCGAAGGTATCTTTTTCACTTTGAAGGCATCAAAAATTCAACTGTGGCTCAGCAATACGGATACCCGGCGCTATGATGAAATCTTTGCGAACCACCGGCGCATTTATAACAAACTGGGCCGAAAACCTCGGGAAATCCCCTCCAAGTTTTTTCTGCTGCATACGCTGGCGCACATCCTGATCCGTCGTTTGAGTTTCGAATGCGGATATGGGAGCTCCTCCTTGAGGGAACGGATATATTGTTGGGAGGGCGATGACCGGGCCATGAACGGTATTCTGATATATACTGCCGCTGGCGACAGCGAAGGAACAATGGGCGGTCTTGTCGAGCAGGGGAAGCCTGGCCGGCTAGAATTCCTGTTTCAGGGTGCGCTAAAAGACGCATTATGGTGTTCCACCGATCCACTTTGCATTGAAAGTCACGGGCAGGGTATTGATTCGTTAAACCGCGCAGCATGTCACGCCTGTGCATTGTTGCCTGAAACAAGCTGCGAAGAAGGTAATCGTTTCCTGGACCGTGTAGCCGTGGTTGGAAAGCCTGATAACCTTTCATTGGGCTTCTTCTATGACATCGTGAACAATATTTTGTCAGGCACTGAACAGGAATAG
- a CDS encoding very short patch repair endonuclease translates to MAKKNQNKKRTTPKAGHRSWAPGNAPIPGEHRGDIMSAEKRSWVMSRIKGENTKPEKIIFALLEEHDISFSRHVKTLPGRPDIVFHQAKIAVFIDGDFWHGWRFPLWQHKLSEKWREKIAATRKRDQKNFRKLRRLGWRVIRIWEHKVERASEDCVERILKALKRSPSRISKNDGRLQC, encoded by the coding sequence ATGGCAAAAAAAAATCAGAATAAAAAACGGACAACGCCAAAGGCCGGCCACCGTTCCTGGGCTCCAGGTAATGCCCCCATACCTGGCGAACATCGTGGCGATATCATGTCTGCCGAAAAGCGCAGTTGGGTCATGTCCCGGATCAAAGGGGAAAATACCAAACCTGAAAAAATTATTTTTGCCCTCCTTGAAGAACATGACATTTCATTCTCGAGGCACGTAAAGACACTGCCGGGTAGACCTGATATAGTTTTTCATCAGGCGAAGATAGCCGTTTTTATTGACGGAGATTTTTGGCATGGCTGGCGATTCCCCTTATGGCAACATAAGCTATCTGAAAAATGGAGAGAAAAGATCGCCGCAACCAGGAAGCGAGACCAGAAAAATTTTCGGAAACTACGTCGGTTGGGGTGGCGAGTCATTCGCATCTGGGAGCACAAGGTTGAACGAGCGTCCGAGGATTGCGTGGAAAGAATTCTGAAAGCACTGAAGCGAAGTCCGTCCCGCATTTCTAAAAATGATGGACGATTACAATGTTGA
- a CDS encoding type II toxin-antitoxin system death-on-curing family toxin, producing the protein MEPIFLRLSEVLEIHQDQVTRYGGAAGIRDIELLKSALGMPSATYGGQFLHTDIYEMAAACLFHLVKNHPFVDGNKRVGAVTALIFLYLNGFDFDAPENDLAEMVLAVARGDIDKADVAVFIRRHTRPA; encoded by the coding sequence GTGGAGCCTATCTTCCTCCGGCTGAGCGAGGTCCTGGAAATCCACCAGGACCAGGTTACCCGCTACGGTGGCGCCGCCGGCATCCGGGATATCGAGTTGCTCAAATCCGCCCTCGGTATGCCGTCGGCTACCTATGGAGGCCAGTTCCTGCATACGGACATTTACGAGATGGCCGCAGCCTGTCTGTTCCACCTGGTCAAGAACCATCCCTTCGTCGATGGCAACAAGCGCGTCGGTGCTGTAACTGCACTCATTTTTCTCTACCTGAATGGATTTGACTTCGACGCCCCCGAGAATGACCTCGCCGAGATGGTGCTGGCCGTGGCTCGGGGCGACATTGACAAAGCCGACGTGGCTGTGTTTATCCGGCGCCACACACGACCCGCCTGA
- a CDS encoding helicase-related protein — translation MTHEEIFRQQMIEALRHELIGPPWLTTGTGGDVGNGIVEQPGEVLQESPVQRYSAGVLFPPSQPIIEVEDADVSTDEPELDEARPEIFADEEVRDSDKKGRGSDAISDAYDETVRMANEFMPAAIGLTFIAKVPAEGLIIQPRAAVYKSQKPGGADSKLREWHRIVLDLEPVRLKIPQNTVRDLQSFKLAEHLRLRAIYHLRQNGAYLITVSLLNTRTSTGNTFPSGADCFFQTEFDVTALDKQYVFFEYRTSPGVLNDPEEAALELLYRKRRAFAVGHGCAADWGTESGGRTNRIATSTIPAFKVAPVLPREGSGDELNMFVLSGAEGRMTREEIPGLLAQLKRDYEAWIRDREEEVDTLPSHLQEAARRNLAYCRRCLSRIQAGIELLRTNDNMLTAFMLANRAILMQQYHSRREKRTISGPWEGLPTSYEPRETRNGRWRTFQLAFILMNLLSLVKQEDGTDHPDRSLVDLIWFPTGGGKTEAYLGLAACDIFLRRLNNPENAGCTVLMRYTLRLLTAQQFQRASSMICACELIRREMSGALGNEPITIGLWVGLSLTPTRRGDAIRAANALANKQKQAENPFQLLKCPWCGTELDDREHLGYLPHPRPKTVIFKCPDSRCPFSKRSNRLPVMVVDEDIYESPPTLIIGTVDKFALLAWNGDSGSIFGHGTQYDPPDLIIQDELHLISGPLGSVVGLYESAIDMLCSWRGRLPKIVASTATIRRASQQCRSLYDRDLFQFPPQGLDISDSYFAIEDAHAPGRIYTGVFATAAPSFVTAMIRTLSSLFQSCKSIALPDGAKESCRDPYWTVLQYFNSLRELGHAATLVEADIPEYMWAIVSRDRIPKELCRRFLSSEELTSRRTADEIPKILDRLEVKYPRQSENDPYPLDTLLATNMISVGVDVSRLGLMVVAGQPKTTSEYIQASSRVGRSDKSPGLIVAMYNPGKPRDRSHYEQFRAYHSAFYRFVEPTSVTPFSIPALERALHAVLVVIARHLARIETPDKIEPTAKAINNAVNFIRSRCENSHPEHSSLIESKLRALLRQWVEFKPGIWGGFGRPPENQPLMYPAGTEPRVEWDVSWPTPTSMRNVDVECLARVVSTYPDPNESTTGE, via the coding sequence ATGACACATGAGGAAATCTTCAGGCAGCAGATGATAGAGGCCCTTCGGCATGAATTGATTGGTCCACCATGGCTTACGACAGGAACCGGAGGAGATGTCGGCAATGGAATTGTCGAGCAGCCCGGTGAGGTACTGCAAGAGTCTCCTGTCCAGCGGTACTCTGCTGGCGTCCTGTTCCCACCTAGCCAGCCAATAATTGAGGTAGAAGATGCCGATGTCTCAACTGATGAACCTGAACTTGATGAAGCGAGGCCAGAGATTTTTGCAGATGAGGAGGTAAGGGATTCGGATAAGAAAGGACGGGGAAGCGATGCAATCAGTGACGCATATGATGAAACCGTCCGGATGGCAAATGAATTTATGCCTGCAGCCATCGGCTTGACATTCATTGCCAAAGTGCCAGCTGAGGGTCTGATTATTCAACCCCGCGCAGCAGTGTATAAGTCACAAAAACCTGGGGGAGCGGATTCGAAACTGAGGGAGTGGCATCGGATTGTGCTGGACCTTGAGCCGGTAAGGCTGAAAATTCCGCAAAATACCGTTCGTGATCTGCAATCATTCAAACTCGCAGAACACCTGCGTTTGCGCGCCATTTATCATCTGCGCCAAAATGGGGCGTACCTCATTACTGTATCGTTGCTCAATACAAGGACATCCACTGGAAATACCTTTCCGTCAGGCGCCGACTGTTTTTTTCAGACCGAGTTTGATGTGACCGCACTGGACAAACAGTATGTGTTTTTTGAGTACCGTACATCACCTGGGGTTTTGAACGATCCAGAGGAGGCAGCCCTGGAACTGCTCTACAGAAAACGCAGGGCATTTGCCGTCGGTCATGGGTGCGCCGCCGACTGGGGGACGGAATCGGGTGGCCGTACAAATCGGATTGCGACATCCACGATACCGGCATTCAAGGTAGCACCTGTCCTGCCTCGAGAAGGTTCTGGCGATGAACTGAACATGTTCGTCCTTTCCGGCGCTGAAGGCAGAATGACACGTGAAGAGATCCCCGGATTGCTTGCTCAGCTCAAACGGGATTACGAGGCCTGGATCCGTGACAGGGAGGAGGAAGTTGACACCCTGCCATCGCATCTTCAGGAAGCCGCTCGTCGGAATCTGGCATATTGTCGTCGGTGTCTGTCACGAATTCAGGCTGGAATTGAATTGCTCCGCACAAACGATAATATGTTGACTGCATTCATGCTCGCCAACCGTGCCATACTCATGCAGCAGTACCACTCCCGCAGAGAAAAGCGTACAATTTCGGGACCATGGGAAGGCCTACCAACGAGTTATGAACCGAGAGAAACACGAAATGGCCGGTGGCGTACATTCCAGCTTGCCTTTATTCTGATGAATTTGTTGTCGCTCGTAAAACAGGAGGATGGAACCGACCATCCTGACAGAAGTCTTGTGGATTTAATCTGGTTCCCGACTGGAGGCGGAAAAACGGAAGCCTATCTCGGTCTGGCTGCATGCGACATATTCCTTCGTCGTCTGAACAATCCCGAAAACGCTGGCTGTACTGTCCTGATGCGTTATACATTGCGACTTCTGACGGCACAACAGTTTCAGCGCGCAAGCTCCATGATTTGTGCTTGTGAACTGATACGTCGCGAAATGTCAGGGGCGCTGGGGAATGAACCCATCACTATCGGACTCTGGGTCGGCCTCTCCCTTACGCCCACTCGGCGCGGCGATGCTATCAGAGCTGCAAACGCTCTTGCCAATAAGCAAAAACAGGCTGAAAATCCGTTTCAGCTATTGAAATGTCCCTGGTGCGGAACGGAATTGGACGACCGCGAGCACCTTGGCTATTTGCCACACCCCAGACCTAAGACCGTTATATTTAAGTGCCCTGATTCCCGCTGCCCGTTTTCGAAGAGGAGCAACCGACTACCTGTGATGGTTGTGGATGAGGATATTTATGAATCACCACCGACACTAATTATTGGTACAGTGGATAAGTTTGCCTTGCTTGCTTGGAATGGTGATTCAGGAAGCATATTTGGTCATGGCACGCAGTACGACCCTCCCGACCTTATAATACAGGATGAACTGCACCTCATTTCAGGCCCTTTAGGTTCTGTAGTTGGCTTGTACGAAAGTGCCATCGATATGCTTTGTTCCTGGCGAGGAAGACTTCCCAAAATTGTGGCATCTACGGCAACAATTCGTCGGGCTTCACAGCAATGCCGGTCCCTTTATGACAGGGATCTGTTTCAATTCCCGCCACAAGGACTGGATATTTCAGATTCTTACTTCGCCATAGAGGATGCGCATGCACCAGGTCGGATATATACTGGTGTGTTCGCAACCGCAGCACCTTCATTCGTTACGGCGATGATTCGTACCTTAAGTTCGCTGTTTCAGTCCTGTAAATCAATTGCACTTCCTGACGGTGCAAAAGAAAGCTGCCGTGACCCCTATTGGACAGTACTTCAATATTTCAACAGTCTGCGCGAGCTTGGCCATGCTGCCACTCTTGTCGAAGCCGACATCCCCGAATACATGTGGGCCATTGTCAGTCGGGATCGCATACCTAAAGAACTATGCCGACGCTTCCTCTCTAGCGAAGAGCTCACTAGTCGCCGAACTGCTGATGAAATTCCGAAGATACTCGACCGACTCGAAGTGAAATATCCGCGCCAATCCGAAAATGATCCCTATCCCCTCGATACACTGCTGGCAACTAACATGATTTCAGTAGGTGTTGATGTTTCTCGCCTGGGCCTGATGGTAGTGGCCGGCCAGCCAAAAACCACATCGGAATACATCCAGGCGAGCAGCCGCGTCGGTCGTTCGGACAAATCTCCAGGATTGATCGTTGCAATGTACAACCCAGGCAAGCCGCGGGACAGGTCTCATTACGAACAGTTCCGTGCCTATCACTCAGCTTTTTACAGATTTGTCGAACCGACAAGTGTTACTCCATTCTCCATCCCGGCCTTGGAGAGGGCACTGCACGCAGTGCTTGTCGTAATTGCACGGCATCTGGCCAGAATAGAAACGCCGGACAAGATTGAACCGACTGCAAAAGCCATAAACAATGCTGTTAACTTTATTCGTTCACGTTGTGAGAACTCGCATCCCGAGCACTCATCCCTCATTGAAAGCAAGCTGCGTGCCTTGCTGCGACAGTGGGTCGAATTCAAGCCTGGGATATGGGGAGGCTTTGGCCGGCCACCCGAAAATCAGCCTCTGATGTACCCTGCTGGTACTGAACCGCGTGTGGAATGGGACGTTTCATGGCCTACACCAACATCTATGCGAAATGTTGACGTAGAGTGTCTTGCACGAGTGGTCTCGACATATCCTGATCCAAACGAATCAACAACGGGGGAATAG
- a CDS encoding nuclease-related domain-containing DEAD/DEAH box helicase, with translation MARVIPASIHPNVRSGAEQKLFGIIRDTPGTDDWVCLHSLGLARHARKRRGEIDFLLLTRKGVFVLEVKGGRVSRRDGVWEFTDRYGIAHEKHESPFDQASSAMFALERDVQQEFRSDQRRSRLLFCYGVMLPDIIFNEAGCEADLRLVYDARDRHRPITDFIERLSAFARESDSRNRYAPTDKDIQALVDFLRPDFDLVPPLGVQADAAADKFLSLEREQYAVIDAWEQYNQPRVLVQGGAGTGKTLLALEAAVRAAQKTEGKVLLLCYNRLLARFLEENAKTRHLAGEIQVKSIYSLLNDLISASSFSGEFMSRRSDLDASVVYQQLYPEYASLALIELNTMPAKTLVIDEAQDMMTIGLLDVIDAFVEGGLKSGQWRIFCDVNNQASVFGAFNQEALERLMSYGQLSILATNRRNTKPVAEETAMLTRPRIAAPASIAGIPVQYNWYKTPDAQGRKLSSVLKCLHREEVAPGRITVLSARNLEKCCAASISNPNLVPVQWNNVWEIVTGKCPSASYCTISAFKGLENDFIILTDIEDLESDWWRSVIYVGMSRARVGLYLLMHESLREVYETRLRQWMAEKNIQEMGTEQ, from the coding sequence ATGGCACGTGTGATCCCTGCGTCGATTCATCCAAACGTGCGCAGCGGCGCAGAGCAAAAATTGTTTGGCATAATCCGCGATACACCTGGAACAGACGATTGGGTGTGCCTGCACTCGCTTGGGCTGGCCCGGCATGCCAGGAAACGGCGCGGGGAGATCGATTTTCTACTACTTACACGCAAAGGTGTTTTTGTTCTTGAGGTTAAAGGCGGTCGCGTTTCACGTCGTGACGGCGTGTGGGAATTTACTGATCGCTATGGCATTGCTCATGAGAAGCATGAGAGCCCTTTTGACCAGGCTTCCAGCGCGATGTTCGCTCTGGAACGCGATGTACAGCAGGAGTTTCGGAGTGATCAACGAAGATCCCGCTTGCTGTTTTGCTATGGGGTCATGTTGCCGGACATTATTTTCAATGAGGCAGGTTGTGAAGCGGACCTCAGGTTGGTTTACGATGCGCGTGATCGTCACAGGCCCATAACCGACTTTATTGAGCGTTTGTCAGCCTTTGCCAGAGAGAGTGATTCACGCAACCGTTACGCACCCACAGATAAAGACATCCAGGCGCTTGTAGATTTCCTGCGGCCCGATTTTGATCTTGTACCTCCTCTCGGGGTCCAGGCAGATGCTGCAGCAGACAAATTCTTGTCCCTCGAAAGAGAGCAATATGCGGTGATCGATGCCTGGGAGCAGTATAATCAGCCCCGGGTATTGGTTCAGGGTGGGGCAGGAACCGGAAAAACCCTGCTTGCCCTTGAAGCTGCTGTTCGCGCAGCCCAGAAGACAGAAGGTAAGGTATTGCTGCTATGCTATAACCGTTTGCTTGCAAGGTTTCTAGAGGAAAATGCAAAAACCCGCCATCTGGCAGGTGAGATCCAGGTCAAATCAATTTACAGCCTTCTGAACGATCTGATCAGCGCCTCATCGTTTTCAGGTGAGTTCATGAGCAGGCGCTCCGATCTTGATGCATCAGTTGTATATCAGCAGCTATATCCCGAATATGCCTCTCTTGCTCTGATCGAACTGAACACCATGCCGGCAAAAACACTAGTCATCGACGAAGCCCAGGACATGATGACAATAGGATTGCTGGATGTGATTGATGCATTTGTGGAAGGTGGACTCAAGAGCGGTCAATGGCGCATATTCTGCGACGTCAATAACCAAGCCAGTGTATTTGGTGCTTTCAACCAGGAAGCTTTGGAGCGTTTGATGTCTTATGGGCAACTATCGATCCTTGCGACTAACCGCAGAAATACAAAGCCGGTCGCCGAGGAGACGGCCATGCTGACCCGCCCGAGGATTGCTGCCCCAGCTTCCATAGCTGGAATTCCGGTCCAGTACAACTGGTATAAGACACCAGATGCGCAGGGCCGAAAACTTTCATCTGTTCTTAAATGCCTGCATCGCGAGGAAGTGGCCCCCGGCCGCATCACCGTGCTTTCAGCACGCAACCTTGAGAAATGCTGCGCTGCATCCATATCCAATCCTAACCTTGTACCTGTGCAATGGAACAATGTATGGGAGATTGTCACCGGAAAATGTCCATCGGCCAGCTATTGCACGATTTCGGCATTCAAGGGGCTTGAAAACGATTTTATTATTCTGACTGACATAGAGGACCTTGAATCCGATTGGTGGCGATCCGTAATTTATGTGGGGATGTCACGGGCACGGGTCGGTTTATACTTGCTTATGCATGAGTCGCTGCGCGAGGTTTATGAGACACGTCTTCGTCAGTGGATGGCAGAGAAAAATATTCAAGAGATGGGGACTGAACAATAA
- a CDS encoding type II toxin-antitoxin system Phd/YefM family antitoxin — MKPINISQDIVSLSDFKNKASRMLHEVKSSHRPLVITQNGKAAAVLISPSDFDLLTEQARFVDAVQRGLTDVQNGRVISDEDLDKEL, encoded by the coding sequence ATGAAACCGATCAATATTTCTCAAGATATCGTTTCCCTATCGGATTTTAAAAATAAAGCGTCCAGGATGCTTCATGAAGTAAAGAGTTCACACCGCCCCCTTGTCATCACCCAGAACGGCAAGGCAGCGGCAGTGCTGATATCTCCGTCCGATTTCGACCTCCTAACGGAACAGGCCCGCTTCGTCGATGCCGTGCAAAGGGGATTGACAGATGTCCAAAATGGGCGGGTGATCTCGGATGAGGATCTGGACAAAGAGTTATGA
- a CDS encoding AbrB/MazE/SpoVT family DNA-binding domain-containing protein → MIKTLTKHGNSLALVIEKPVLELIGADADTPFDISTDGQVLILSPVKNAGRRKAFKAALDKVNTRYPKALKKLAE, encoded by the coding sequence ATGATCAAGACCCTGACTAAACACGGAAACAGCTTGGCACTAGTGATTGAAAAGCCTGTGCTGGAACTGATTGGTGCAGACGCCGATACCCCGTTCGATATTTCCACCGACGGGCAGGTCCTGATTCTCAGCCCGGTGAAAAATGCCGGTCGACGGAAAGCTTTCAAAGCCGCTCTCGACAAGGTGAACACCAGGTACCCCAAGGCCTTGAAAAAGCTGGCGGAATAA
- a CDS encoding restriction endonuclease, giving the protein MAAIKEFDFIKLEESDLIVDAVYKGGRSANAGDDPLHPLIGVSNQGGFRYLGNVETPRLVVLTSSFNDPDWPDNLDKETGILTYFGDNKRPGRALHETPRNGNRLLQNMYNAVHANPPRREEVAPILVFGNAGSFRDMVFLGLAVPGTQELTAMEDLVAVWKVAGGQRFQNYKASFTILKVPCVSRDWINDIKLGDPLSINCPVPYKRWVQNGIYIPLKAESSVEHRSRAEQMPEAAESQEIVRTIHEYFKDAPVLFEACAANIAQLMDRNFFSFNLTRPSRDGGRDAIGLYRIGHGASAIYVDFALEAKCYDLANSVGVRGLSRLISRLRHRQFGVIVTTSYINSQAYRELKEDGHPVVVIAAKDIVSILSLSGLNRVEDVRHWLETNFPK; this is encoded by the coding sequence TTGGCTGCTATAAAAGAATTCGATTTTATAAAATTGGAAGAATCAGATCTCATCGTTGATGCTGTATACAAGGGTGGACGCTCAGCGAATGCCGGGGATGATCCTCTGCATCCACTAATTGGGGTCAGTAATCAAGGGGGGTTTCGTTACCTTGGCAATGTTGAAACGCCGCGCTTAGTTGTACTAACGTCAAGTTTCAATGATCCGGATTGGCCGGACAACCTTGATAAAGAAACAGGGATTTTGACTTATTTCGGAGATAATAAGCGACCTGGACGTGCACTGCATGAAACTCCACGAAATGGAAACAGGTTGTTGCAAAATATGTATAATGCGGTTCATGCCAACCCTCCTCGCAGGGAGGAGGTGGCCCCAATCCTTGTATTCGGAAATGCAGGGTCTTTCCGAGATATGGTTTTTCTTGGGTTGGCTGTCCCTGGGACACAAGAATTAACAGCCATGGAAGACCTTGTCGCTGTATGGAAAGTTGCAGGGGGACAGCGATTTCAAAACTATAAGGCTTCGTTTACAATCTTAAAAGTGCCCTGTGTTTCTCGTGATTGGATCAATGACATTAAACTTGGCGACCCCCTGTCTATTAACTGCCCAGTTCCGTATAAGCGCTGGGTACAAAATGGAATCTATATCCCGTTAAAAGCAGAGAGCTCAGTAGAACATCGGAGCAGGGCAGAGCAGATGCCTGAAGCTGCTGAATCCCAGGAGATTGTTCGAACTATTCATGAATATTTCAAGGATGCACCGGTTTTGTTTGAAGCGTGCGCCGCAAATATAGCTCAACTGATGGATAGGAATTTTTTCTCCTTCAATCTCACCAGGCCAAGCCGGGATGGTGGTCGGGATGCCATTGGTCTTTATCGAATTGGTCATGGTGCTTCTGCGATTTATGTGGATTTTGCCTTGGAGGCAAAATGTTATGACCTGGCAAATTCGGTTGGTGTTAGAGGATTATCACGCCTGATTTCAAGGCTGCGACATCGCCAGTTCGGTGTTATAGTGACGACGTCATACATAAATTCACAGGCGTACCGCGAACTAAAGGAGGATGGTCATCCTGTTGTGGTAATTGCGGCGAAGGATATCGTTTCGATTTTATCGCTTTCAGGTCTCAACAGGGTTGAGGACGTTCGGCATTGGCTTGAGACCAATTTCCCGAAGTAA